Below is a genomic region from Luteitalea sp..
TCACCCCAGAAAGGCGCGGCTCACCGACGACGCTCACTGGTCCGAAGCCGTCACGACCGGGCGTGTTTCGCGTCGAAGGGGCACCTCCAGCGCCGGGGCGATATCGCTGTGCGCTGATCCTCGACGCGCCCGACCTCACCGACCGTCACGACCTTGGGGTCGTGACGGTGTTCGCCGACGAGCGAGCCGCCACCGCAGACGCCGAGAAGCAGTCGTCTGACGACCCGACGGCGATCGCATACCTGAAGGAACAGCAGTGGACCAATGACTTCGCGACTGCGCCCGTGCGCGAAGCGGCGCTGCGGATGTCGGTTCGCGCACCCGCCACAGTCCACCCGCTCCCAGGCGGCGAAGCAATCGTCGCGGCACCGGCGGCCGGCCGGCTCACGGCCGATGTGCTGCCGCCGATTGGCGGTCGCGTCCGTGCCGGTCAGGTTCTCGCCCGTCTCGAGCCGCGCCTGGCGACGGGCGCTGACCGTGCGACGCTTGCGGCCGAGGTCGCCGAGGCGCAGGCGGCGCTCGAGGCGGCACGCGTTGAGCAGCAGCGCGCCGAGCGGCTGCTGGAGGAACGCGCCGTACCGGCCCGGCGGGTCGAGGATGCCCGACGGGCAACGAACGTCGCGGAGGCGCGCTTGGACGCGGCGGAAGCCCGGCTTGCGCAGCGCGACGAGACACTCCGGAGCGGCGGAGGGGCGGCCGCCGGAAATGCGTTTGCCCTCCGGGCGCCCATTGCCGGACGCCTGGCGGAGGTGATGGCCACGCTGGGGGCCTCGTACGACGAAGGGACGCCGCTGTTCCGGATTGTGCGAACGGACCGTGTGACGTTGGAGGTGCAGGTGCCGGCGGCAGACGTGGCGGTGGCGCGCCAGGCTGCCGGCCTCGTACTGGAGATTCCTGGCCTCGCCAAGCCGCTCACCCTCGAGCCGAGCCAGGTACATGACGCCGGCGTCATCGATGCCACCACGCGGGCGTTGCCGCTCAAGATCGACATCGAGAATCCAGGCGAACACCTGTTGGTCGGTCAGTCCGGCACCGCGGTGCTCTTTACGCGAAAACAGCTGCGCGTGCCAGCC
It encodes:
- a CDS encoding efflux RND transporter periplasmic adaptor subunit — its product is MTTKNGLIGAALLAALNLGGCTRQADPAQAESPTLDVTHWTEKTELYMEHPPLVAGHTVLFAVHLTTLADFKPVTAGRASVEFTPERRGSPTTLTGPKPSRPGVFRVEGAPPAPGRYRCALILDAPDLTDRHDLGVVTVFADERAATADAEKQSSDDPTAIAYLKEQQWTNDFATAPVREAALRMSVRAPATVHPLPGGEAIVAAPAAGRLTADVLPPIGGRVRAGQVLARLEPRLATGADRATLAAEVAEAQAALEAARVEQQRAERLLEERAVPARRVEDARRATNVAEARLDAAEARLAQRDETLRSGGGAAAGNAFALRAPIAGRLAEVMATLGASYDEGTPLFRIVRTDRVTLEVQVPAADVAVARQAAGLVLEIPGLAKPLTLEPSQVHDAGVIDATTRALPLKIDIENPGEHLLVGQSGTAVLFTRKQLRVPAIPPAAVLREAGRPYVFVQIGGELFARRFIEIAARDGDLVGIGNGVAPGERVVTRGAYEVQLASTATGLPAEGHVH